From Spirosoma agri, one genomic window encodes:
- a CDS encoding LON peptidase substrate-binding domain-containing protein, translating into MEKTLPLFPLNLIVYPGEDLNLHIFEPRYRQLISECLEEERTFGIPAFINNKLPGYGTEMHVTTLHKRYNDGRMDIKSKGLKVFRLVNFENPVAGKLYAGGEVELVEPGDGFSAHAMPLKERLEQLYELLQIENDYDPASANFSYKVAHKVGLSVEQEYELLTLETEAERQLFLIQHLNTVLPVVSDMERTKQRIRMNGHFKNLDPLNF; encoded by the coding sequence ATGGAAAAGACGTTACCGCTGTTTCCGCTGAATCTGATTGTATATCCGGGCGAAGATTTAAATCTGCATATCTTCGAACCCCGTTATCGCCAGCTCATCAGCGAATGCCTGGAAGAAGAACGTACGTTCGGTATTCCAGCCTTTATCAATAATAAACTACCCGGTTATGGCACGGAAATGCACGTGACAACCCTGCATAAACGCTATAACGACGGGCGGATGGATATTAAATCGAAAGGACTCAAGGTCTTTCGGCTGGTCAACTTCGAGAATCCCGTTGCCGGCAAGCTCTATGCTGGTGGAGAGGTAGAGTTGGTTGAACCGGGCGATGGGTTTAGCGCACACGCCATGCCCCTGAAAGAGCGATTGGAACAGCTGTACGAATTACTACAGATCGAGAACGACTATGACCCGGCCAGCGCGAATTTCTCGTATAAAGTCGCTCACAAAGTTGGCTTATCGGTCGAGCAGGAGTACGAGCTGCTGACGCTTGAGACCGAGGCTGAACGGCAGCTCTTTCTAATTCAGCACCTCAACACGGTTCTGCCCGTAGTGTCCGATATGGAGCGTACCAAACAGCGTATTCGCATGAATGGCCACTTCAAAAACCTCGACCCGCTCAATTTTTGA
- a CDS encoding NUDIX hydrolase — protein sequence MSKHEEALQDAPKFKYWKSQAESNGLTINAINDFYIRRRHNGEILFAMLEVDADTPEGDKIPPALFLKGHAVSMLVCLIDKETKQKFVVLVKQRRIADGSQTYEHPAGMVDASDDPSDVAARELEEEIGLSVTAAELTKLNAKVWHPSTGTSDEGMHFFYIEKEMSRDDIMAFHLKSMGSEAEFERITSVVATLPESHKLVTNVNGLLLNFLYLQHIGDYETMKLL from the coding sequence ATGAGTAAACACGAAGAGGCTCTTCAGGACGCGCCGAAATTTAAGTACTGGAAAAGTCAGGCGGAGAGCAATGGGCTTACGATCAACGCGATCAACGATTTTTACATTCGGCGACGGCATAATGGCGAAATCTTGTTTGCCATGCTCGAAGTGGATGCCGATACACCGGAAGGCGACAAGATCCCGCCCGCCCTTTTTCTGAAAGGTCACGCCGTTTCAATGCTGGTTTGCCTGATCGACAAGGAGACAAAACAGAAATTTGTCGTACTGGTGAAGCAACGGCGCATTGCCGACGGATCACAAACGTATGAGCATCCGGCCGGAATGGTTGACGCCAGCGACGACCCCAGCGATGTTGCCGCGCGCGAACTTGAGGAAGAGATTGGCCTGAGCGTTACCGCAGCCGAACTGACTAAGCTCAACGCCAAAGTCTGGCATCCAAGCACCGGCACCAGCGACGAGGGCATGCACTTTTTCTATATCGAGAAAGAAATGTCGCGCGACGACATTATGGCTTTTCACCTCAAAAGTATGGGCAGCGAAGCCGAGTTCGAGCGCATAACGAGTGTTGTCGCTACCTTACCCGAGTCACATAAGCTCGTTACAAACGTAAACGGTTTACTACTTAATTTTCTCTACCTGCAACATATCGGCGATTACGAGACAATGAAGTTGTTATAA
- a CDS encoding phosphodiester glycosidase family protein encodes MKVSFFLLVGALSSFTIHAQSVTDSLQVKNAAWRNTRVDRHVVWQEAHFDSLFNAKQNVNLIVLKNRRRRPTIAFASAGDSLKPTSWFGQKFKALLTLNGTFFDTKKGGSVDLIRIDGRVMDTTRLSGKTMVEHQQAAIVIDRNKVSVVFGGNQPGWDRQLTAANVMTTGPLLLRNEKPHPLLKNAFNDNRHPRTCLCVGPGKRVLLATVDGRHANAQGMNLHELTDLMRWLGCRDAINLDGGGSTTLWISTVGQGSNGVVNYPSDSKQWIHTGERPVSNVILIR; translated from the coding sequence ATGAAAGTCAGTTTCTTTCTTCTAGTTGGGGCACTAAGCTCGTTTACCATTCACGCGCAGTCGGTAACAGATTCGCTACAGGTCAAAAACGCAGCTTGGCGAAACACGCGCGTCGATCGGCACGTTGTCTGGCAGGAAGCACATTTTGATAGCCTGTTTAACGCGAAGCAGAACGTAAATCTGATCGTCCTCAAAAACCGACGGAGACGGCCAACAATAGCTTTTGCGTCGGCGGGCGACAGCTTGAAACCAACGAGTTGGTTCGGGCAAAAATTTAAGGCGCTGCTTACCCTGAACGGCACATTCTTCGATACGAAGAAAGGCGGCTCGGTCGATCTGATCAGAATCGATGGTCGGGTGATGGACACGACGCGCCTGTCGGGTAAAACGATGGTTGAACATCAGCAGGCAGCCATCGTGATTGACCGAAACAAGGTGAGTGTGGTCTTCGGTGGGAATCAACCCGGCTGGGACCGTCAGCTAACCGCAGCGAACGTGATGACAACGGGACCGCTCCTGCTTCGGAACGAAAAACCGCACCCGCTGCTGAAAAACGCCTTTAACGATAATCGCCATCCACGCACTTGTCTTTGTGTAGGACCCGGCAAGCGGGTCCTGCTGGCCACGGTTGACGGTCGCCATGCCAATGCGCAGGGTATGAATCTACACGAACTGACCGATTTGATGCGTTGGCTCGGCTGCCGTGATGCCATCAACCTTGACGGAGGTGGCTCAACGACCCTTTGGATAAGTACCGTTGGGCAGGGCAGTAATGGCGTCGTAAATTACCCGTCCGACAGCAAGCAATGGATTCATACCGGCGAACGACCGGTTAGCAACGTTATTTTGATTCGATAA
- a CDS encoding S9 family peptidase: MLKQTFFLFFLTVQLVCAQTKTKVLVTDLTRIKQIGGIEVSPDGKQAVYTVTTIEPNPDQKEEYEYKTHIYLTGLKSGDSKALTRGAESARQAVWSPDGQRIAFVRTIKGKGQIFIMPLSGGEAWQLTNSTYGASNPLWSPNGKQIAFTSGVTTAQMLTDSILNPTKNGPLWSLEKPGFSNNNFIKTDKKIKANPDGSLAEIRAYLNKDVEDKKAKVINRLNFQGESTTEPDMTFTHMYVTDVTEGATPKALTRGFWSFQAANWLPNGQGLLAVTDRDSLKHPDREQDNAIVFIPANGSGNRTVVLAEAGKSYGSPEISPDGKQLAFLVSPSEGVNFSQIGLATLTGTTPSNSQLVTFDRAASNLTWTPMPTSGKGKKAATGYAIYFTASANGGAPLYRLDPATKQIAQLTPFESGVTNFDIVGDQVVFAKTELANPSELYLTNAEAKAQTKLSNHNDWVAQRQLSTPEKRTYKNSLGQTVDYWIMKPTFAEAGKKYPLLLNMHGGPTAMWGPGEASMWHEFQYMCSQGYGVVYANPRGSGGYGLNFQRANIKDWGTGPAEDVLAAATDAAKEAWVDTSRQVITGGSYAGYLTAWIVGHDNRFKAAFAQRGVYDLTTFLGEGNAWRLVPNYFAYPWSAEAKVLDANSPYSFVQDIRTPLLIKHGENDLRTGPIQSEMMYKSLKILGRPVEYVRMPGATHELSRTGNVRQRIDRMLRIYEFFERYVGPDAQGLTQK, from the coding sequence ATGCTAAAGCAAACGTTCTTCCTCTTTTTTCTAACGGTACAGCTCGTCTGTGCGCAGACTAAAACCAAGGTCCTGGTCACCGATCTCACCCGTATTAAGCAGATTGGTGGCATTGAGGTATCACCCGATGGGAAACAGGCCGTTTACACGGTGACGACGATCGAACCGAATCCTGATCAAAAAGAAGAGTATGAGTACAAAACGCACATTTACCTCACCGGACTTAAATCCGGCGACAGCAAGGCGCTGACGCGCGGGGCCGAATCAGCCCGGCAGGCAGTGTGGTCGCCGGATGGTCAACGCATTGCGTTTGTGCGCACGATCAAAGGGAAAGGTCAGATTTTCATTATGCCGCTCAGTGGTGGCGAAGCATGGCAGCTGACGAACAGTACGTATGGCGCATCGAATCCGCTTTGGTCGCCCAATGGCAAGCAGATTGCGTTTACGAGTGGGGTCACAACGGCGCAAATGCTGACCGATTCGATTCTGAATCCCACGAAAAATGGACCGCTCTGGTCGCTGGAGAAACCAGGTTTTTCCAACAACAACTTCATCAAAACCGACAAAAAGATCAAAGCCAATCCCGACGGTTCGCTGGCCGAGATCCGCGCTTATCTGAACAAAGACGTTGAGGACAAAAAGGCAAAAGTCATCAACCGGCTCAATTTCCAGGGTGAATCGACCACCGAGCCCGACATGACGTTCACGCATATGTACGTGACCGATGTAACGGAGGGGGCAACACCCAAAGCGCTGACGCGTGGCTTCTGGTCATTCCAGGCTGCCAACTGGCTGCCAAATGGGCAGGGGTTGCTGGCCGTAACGGATCGTGATTCGCTCAAACATCCCGACCGGGAGCAGGACAACGCGATTGTTTTCATTCCGGCCAATGGCTCCGGCAACCGGACAGTCGTGCTGGCGGAAGCAGGAAAAAGTTACGGGTCGCCGGAAATCTCACCCGACGGCAAACAACTGGCGTTTCTGGTAAGTCCCTCCGAAGGGGTCAATTTTTCGCAGATTGGGTTAGCTACCTTAACCGGCACCACACCATCGAACAGCCAGCTCGTTACCTTCGACCGGGCAGCCAGTAATCTGACCTGGACGCCCATGCCCACATCGGGCAAAGGCAAAAAGGCCGCAACCGGCTATGCCATTTATTTTACCGCATCGGCAAATGGTGGTGCTCCCCTCTATCGGCTCGACCCGGCAACCAAGCAGATTGCGCAACTCACGCCGTTTGAGAGTGGCGTCACCAATTTCGATATTGTCGGCGATCAGGTGGTTTTTGCCAAAACGGAACTCGCCAATCCATCGGAGTTATACCTGACCAATGCAGAAGCCAAAGCGCAAACGAAACTGAGCAATCACAACGACTGGGTTGCCCAACGGCAATTGAGCACTCCCGAAAAACGGACGTACAAAAACTCGCTCGGCCAAACCGTCGATTATTGGATCATGAAGCCCACCTTTGCTGAAGCTGGCAAAAAGTATCCCCTTCTGCTGAACATGCACGGTGGGCCAACGGCCATGTGGGGACCGGGCGAAGCATCGATGTGGCACGAATTTCAGTACATGTGCTCGCAGGGCTATGGTGTGGTATACGCCAATCCGCGCGGATCGGGTGGGTATGGCCTGAATTTCCAGCGGGCAAATATCAAGGACTGGGGGACCGGACCCGCGGAAGATGTATTGGCTGCGGCCACCGATGCGGCCAAAGAAGCGTGGGTCGATACAAGTCGGCAGGTGATTACGGGCGGTTCCTACGCAGGTTACCTGACAGCCTGGATCGTTGGTCACGATAACCGCTTTAAGGCTGCGTTCGCGCAACGGGGTGTTTATGATCTGACCACCTTCCTCGGCGAGGGGAATGCGTGGCGGCTTGTTCCGAACTATTTTGCCTACCCTTGGTCAGCCGAGGCTAAAGTACTGGATGCCAACTCACCCTACAGTTTCGTGCAGGACATCAGAACCCCTTTGCTGATCAAACACGGTGAGAATGACCTTCGTACGGGACCGATTCAAAGCGAAATGATGTACAAGAGCCTAAAAATTCTGGGACGTCCGGTCGAATACGTCCGGATGCCGGGGGCTACGCATGAGTTGAGCCGTACAGGTAATGTTCGTCAGCGGATTGACCGGATGCTTCGGATCTATGAATTCTTCGAGCGGTACGTTGGCCCCGATGCACAAGGACTCACCCAGAAGTAA
- a CDS encoding DinB family protein produces the protein MTKSDISVMPQFFDRYINLAENIDIIDALTQTASYASLIPLETLDALGDRRYAPGKWTAKDILQHIIDNERIMTYRAMRFARNDKTALPGYDEALFAQFANTSRRTLADLYDEYALVRQSSSCLFRSFDDDMMLRTGVCFDQTISALALGYVVVGHALHHATIIRERYLPLLDQ, from the coding sequence ATGACCAAGTCCGACATCTCAGTAATGCCTCAGTTCTTCGACCGCTATATCAATCTGGCCGAAAACATTGACATCATTGACGCGCTTACCCAAACGGCTTCGTACGCCAGCCTGATTCCGCTCGAAACGCTTGACGCTCTCGGCGATCGTCGCTACGCGCCGGGCAAATGGACAGCCAAAGACATATTACAGCATATCATTGACAACGAGCGCATTATGACCTACCGGGCCATGCGCTTTGCCCGTAACGATAAAACAGCATTACCGGGCTATGACGAAGCGTTATTCGCTCAGTTTGCCAACACCAGCCGACGAACGCTTGCTGATCTGTACGATGAGTATGCCCTTGTTCGCCAATCGAGTAGTTGCTTGTTCAGGAGTTTTGATGACGACATGATGCTTCGCACGGGTGTTTGCTTCGATCAAACCATTTCGGCGTTAGCCCTCGGCTACGTCGTCGTTGGCCACGCGCTTCACCACGCCACCATTATCCGGGAGCGGTATCTGCCCTTGCTCGACCAGTAG
- a CDS encoding ATP-dependent helicase — protein MVDYISGLNDPQREAVMHGDGPLMIIAGAGSGKTRVLTYRIAHLIESGTDAFRILSLTFTNKAAGEMRKRIETVVGTEARNIWMGTFHSVFAKILRIEAKAIGYTSNYSIYDTDDSKSLLRSIIKEMALDDKVYRVNSVFGRISGAKNRLIGPDDYINNAVILADDEAARMPHIGRIYKQYALRCFAANAMDFDDLLFNTNVLFRDHLDILHKYQHKFQHVMVDEFQDTNVSQYLITRKLAAVHQNICIVGDDAQSIYAFRGANIENILNFQRDYGKENVKIVKLEQNYRSTKTIVQAANSIISRNKNQLEKHVFTDNEDGPLIDVIKASSDNEEGRLVASAIFEAKMNGSLVNNDFAILYRTNAQSRAFEEALRKVSIKYRIIGGLSFYQRKEIKDLIGYLRFTVNQQDEEAFKRIINLPKRGIGDTTVAKISVIAAEKEDSIWEIVSEISKHIAGRSSIAIEGFADLIKSFKLLLDQKDAFEVASHIAKASGLLKELYDDKTVEGLARYENVQELLNAIKEFVDNPDNEEKSLSAFLQSVSLLTTADEKEDDGDNDRVTLMTIHAAKGLEFKNVHIVGMEEDLFPSQMMLESRNDLEEERRLFYVAVTRAEKRLTLSYAETRYHYGRLKMCEQSRFLMEMDQKYLKMSKMRSAPSRSDFDRPERDRSESTSTGSMNFVRSLAQKTARSQAPQPTVSHTPSADFAPTSTSDLAAGQRVEHAKFGFGTVKAVDINGTERKATIQFETAGEKVLLLSFAKLRVV, from the coding sequence ATGGTTGATTATATTTCTGGATTGAATGACCCCCAGCGGGAAGCCGTGATGCACGGCGATGGACCGCTGATGATTATAGCCGGTGCCGGTTCGGGTAAAACACGCGTTCTAACCTATCGTATTGCTCACCTGATCGAAAGCGGTACGGACGCGTTCCGTATTCTGTCGCTGACGTTTACGAACAAAGCGGCTGGTGAGATGCGCAAACGGATCGAAACGGTTGTCGGTACGGAGGCTCGTAACATCTGGATGGGTACGTTTCACTCGGTCTTTGCCAAGATCCTGCGCATTGAAGCGAAAGCCATTGGCTACACCAGCAATTACTCGATCTACGATACCGACGATTCGAAGTCGTTGTTGCGGAGCATCATTAAAGAGATGGCGCTGGACGATAAAGTGTATCGTGTCAACAGCGTGTTCGGTCGGATTTCGGGAGCTAAGAACCGACTGATCGGTCCGGACGATTACATCAATAATGCGGTTATTCTGGCCGACGATGAAGCCGCCCGGATGCCGCACATTGGTCGTATCTACAAACAATATGCGCTTCGTTGCTTTGCGGCCAATGCCATGGACTTCGACGATCTGCTGTTCAATACGAACGTGCTTTTTCGCGACCACCTCGATATTCTGCACAAATACCAGCACAAATTTCAGCATGTGATGGTCGATGAGTTTCAGGACACCAACGTGTCTCAATACCTCATTACGCGGAAGCTGGCAGCCGTTCACCAGAACATCTGTATCGTGGGCGATGATGCGCAAAGTATTTATGCGTTCCGGGGGGCCAACATCGAGAATATTCTGAATTTTCAGCGCGATTACGGCAAGGAGAACGTCAAAATCGTGAAGCTGGAACAGAATTACCGCTCGACCAAAACCATTGTGCAGGCGGCCAATTCAATCATTTCGCGCAACAAAAATCAGCTGGAGAAACACGTCTTCACGGACAACGAAGATGGACCGCTGATCGATGTGATCAAAGCATCGTCGGATAACGAAGAGGGGCGTTTAGTGGCGTCGGCCATTTTCGAGGCCAAGATGAACGGGTCGCTCGTTAACAACGATTTTGCTATTCTATACCGAACCAATGCCCAGTCGCGGGCCTTTGAAGAAGCCCTCCGCAAGGTAAGCATCAAGTACCGCATCATTGGCGGTCTGTCGTTCTACCAGCGGAAAGAAATCAAGGATCTGATCGGCTACCTTCGTTTTACGGTCAACCAGCAGGACGAAGAAGCGTTCAAACGCATCATCAATCTGCCCAAGCGTGGTATTGGTGACACCACCGTTGCCAAAATCAGCGTGATCGCGGCCGAAAAAGAGGATTCAATCTGGGAGATCGTATCCGAAATCAGTAAACATATTGCCGGGCGGTCGTCGATCGCTATTGAAGGATTCGCTGATCTGATCAAAAGTTTTAAGCTGTTACTCGATCAGAAAGATGCCTTCGAAGTGGCGTCGCACATTGCCAAAGCATCCGGGTTGCTGAAGGAGCTGTATGACGATAAAACGGTTGAAGGGCTGGCCCGGTACGAAAACGTACAGGAATTGCTGAACGCCATCAAAGAGTTTGTCGATAATCCTGATAATGAGGAGAAAAGCCTCAGTGCGTTCCTGCAATCGGTTTCGCTGCTGACCACCGCCGACGAAAAAGAGGACGATGGCGACAACGACAGAGTGACGCTAATGACCATTCACGCGGCCAAAGGGCTGGAGTTTAAAAACGTCCACATTGTCGGTATGGAAGAGGATCTGTTCCCAAGCCAGATGATGCTCGAAAGCCGCAACGATCTGGAAGAGGAGCGACGCCTGTTTTACGTAGCCGTTACCCGCGCCGAAAAACGACTGACACTCTCCTACGCCGAAACGCGCTACCATTATGGCCGGCTCAAGATGTGTGAACAGAGCCGGTTCCTGATGGAAATGGATCAAAAATACCTGAAAATGTCGAAGATGCGGTCGGCACCGAGTCGGTCTGATTTTGATCGACCAGAACGTGACCGGAGCGAAAGTACGTCGACCGGTTCAATGAATTTTGTCCGGTCGCTGGCGCAGAAGACGGCTCGTTCGCAGGCTCCGCAACCAACGGTGTCGCATACGCCCTCCGCCGATTTTGCGCCTACCAGCACCTCCGATCTTGCCGCAGGACAGCGCGTGGAACATGCCAAGTTCGGGTTTGGTACGGTGAAGGCTGTTGATATTAACGGAACGGAACGCAAGGCTACCATTCAGTTCGAGACAGCCGGCGAAAAAGTGTTGCTGCTAAGTTTTGCGAAGTTGCGGGTAGTGTAG
- a CDS encoding OmpA family protein: MNANGIVAASLFIAVLSPIANGQPGQPTPGEPVRGRDSTAASPNPKVENLGNLVNSEYNEINPMISPDGKTLYFARISHPNNTHGTKGSQDIWYSDLDVASNKWGPARRMGFPLNKDEYNCAYSITPDGNTMLIKGQYVNGNYETRGFSLSKRTASGWSPPQKMDIPNYVNMSKGQFDCGFMSADGKVLLMAFSEKKNSKEDDIYVSFRQKDGSWTKPMDLGVEINTKFTETTPFLAPDGATLYFSSNREGGLGSNDIYVAKRVDKTWKHWTKPVNLGSDVNTEGYDAYYTVAASGDYAYLTTFKNTLGKGDIIRVKLSDDQPSNQPGKLGGGGDEVAGKGTTTRPDPVALISGKVIDQKTGKPIEARIVYQTLPDGAEAGEATSDPVTGEYKIVLPYGQKYSMRAIAKDFIAEGDNVDLTQTKGFQEIKGKDLNLIPIEAGRSVPLNNIFFDVGKAELRPESNPELDRLVNTFNETPKLVIEVQGHTDNTGSKEINAKLSQDRADAVREYFISKGIEPDRVASKGFGEAKPIATNDTDQGRQKNRRVEFVILKK, encoded by the coding sequence ATGAATGCCAACGGTATCGTTGCTGCCAGTCTTTTTATCGCCGTACTCTCTCCGATAGCCAATGGGCAACCCGGTCAGCCCACGCCGGGCGAACCCGTGCGAGGTCGTGATTCAACCGCAGCGTCGCCGAATCCCAAAGTCGAAAATCTGGGCAACCTGGTGAATTCAGAGTACAACGAGATCAATCCGATGATTTCGCCGGATGGGAAGACGCTGTATTTTGCCCGGATCAGTCATCCAAATAATACGCATGGTACGAAGGGAAGTCAAGATATCTGGTATTCAGACCTGGATGTAGCCAGCAACAAATGGGGTCCCGCCCGTCGGATGGGGTTCCCGTTGAACAAAGATGAATACAATTGTGCCTACAGCATTACGCCCGATGGCAATACGATGCTTATCAAAGGGCAGTACGTGAACGGGAACTATGAAACACGGGGCTTCTCGCTCAGCAAACGTACGGCCAGCGGTTGGAGTCCTCCCCAGAAAATGGATATTCCCAATTACGTGAACATGAGCAAAGGCCAGTTCGATTGCGGGTTCATGTCAGCAGACGGGAAAGTGTTGCTAATGGCCTTCAGCGAGAAAAAAAATAGTAAAGAAGATGATATCTACGTCAGCTTTCGGCAGAAAGACGGCTCCTGGACAAAACCGATGGACCTCGGCGTAGAGATCAACACGAAGTTTACGGAAACGACTCCCTTTCTGGCTCCCGATGGGGCAACGCTCTATTTTTCGAGTAATCGCGAGGGTGGGCTGGGCAGCAATGATATTTATGTGGCCAAACGGGTCGATAAAACCTGGAAGCACTGGACGAAACCGGTCAATCTGGGTTCGGACGTGAATACGGAAGGCTATGACGCGTACTACACCGTAGCGGCTTCCGGCGATTATGCGTACCTGACGACCTTCAAGAATACGCTGGGCAAGGGCGATATTATTCGGGTGAAACTTAGCGATGATCAGCCATCGAACCAACCCGGTAAACTGGGTGGAGGAGGAGATGAGGTCGCTGGTAAGGGAACCACCACCCGGCCGGACCCGGTGGCGTTGATCAGTGGAAAAGTGATCGATCAGAAAACGGGCAAGCCAATCGAAGCCCGGATCGTTTATCAGACCTTGCCGGACGGGGCCGAAGCGGGCGAAGCAACATCGGACCCGGTTACGGGAGAATACAAAATCGTGCTGCCCTACGGTCAGAAGTACAGCATGAGAGCCATTGCCAAGGACTTCATTGCCGAAGGTGACAATGTAGATTTGACCCAGACAAAGGGCTTCCAGGAAATTAAAGGCAAAGATTTAAACTTGATTCCGATCGAAGCGGGTCGATCCGTCCCACTCAACAACATCTTCTTCGACGTAGGGAAAGCCGAACTGCGCCCCGAGTCGAATCCTGAACTTGATCGTCTGGTCAACACGTTCAACGAAACTCCGAAGCTGGTCATTGAAGTACAGGGGCATACGGACAACACAGGGTCAAAGGAAATAAACGCCAAACTATCGCAGGATCGGGCCGACGCCGTTCGTGAGTACTTCATCAGCAAGGGTATCGAGCCTGACCGGGTTGCCAGCAAGGGATTTGGTGAAGCAAAGCCAATCGCGACCAATGACACTGACCAAGGACGGCAGAAAAACCGGCGTGTCGAGTTTGTGATCCTGAAAAAATAA
- a CDS encoding DUF3887 domain-containing protein, which yields MKRLLLLITFGLCSLAVSAQTAKPTPVASGPEVAKLDSLAKLAQRFMNANQPDSLYGLMGASFKQQISPEKMKDVTGQIAGRLGNWVSMEPKGMKDGVARYKATFALSPIDFYISQDKQGKIETFLFKPWQE from the coding sequence ATGAAACGACTCCTTTTACTAATCACTTTTGGCTTATGTTCACTGGCCGTTTCGGCACAAACCGCTAAGCCAACCCCTGTCGCATCAGGTCCGGAAGTGGCCAAACTCGATTCGTTAGCCAAGCTCGCACAGCGGTTTATGAATGCGAATCAGCCGGATTCGCTGTATGGATTGATGGGTGCTTCGTTCAAGCAACAGATCTCGCCGGAAAAAATGAAAGACGTAACGGGGCAGATTGCCGGGCGATTGGGTAACTGGGTATCGATGGAACCTAAAGGTATGAAAGATGGTGTTGCCCGCTACAAAGCTACGTTTGCCCTGTCGCCAATTGATTTCTATATCAGTCAGGACAAGCAAGGTAAGATCGAAACGTTTTTATTTAAACCCTGGCAAGAATAG
- a CDS encoding DUF3467 domain-containing protein, producing the protein MTPQQQNPDNSIDVELSEEIAEGVYANLAMIAHSNSEFILDFIRLMPGVPKAKVKARIILTPEHAKRLLEALRENVSRFEEAYGDINNPTDTFKFPSGGFGGPVGQA; encoded by the coding sequence ATGACTCCCCAACAACAAAACCCCGACAACTCTATTGATGTCGAACTGAGCGAAGAAATTGCCGAAGGTGTATATGCTAATTTAGCCATGATTGCTCACTCCAACAGTGAGTTCATTCTTGATTTTATCCGGTTGATGCCGGGTGTGCCTAAAGCCAAAGTAAAAGCGCGCATTATTTTGACACCCGAGCATGCCAAACGCTTATTGGAAGCCCTGCGCGAGAATGTAAGCCGGTTTGAAGAAGCGTACGGCGATATCAATAATCCTACGGATACATTCAAGTTTCCCTCTGGTGGCTTCGGTGGACCGGTTGGTCAGGCTTAA
- the rpsL gene encoding 30S ribosomal protein S12 yields MPTIQQLVRKGREKLEFKSKSPALDACPQRRGVCTRVYTTTPKKPNSALRKVARVRLTNGREVNAYIPGEGHNLQEHSIVLIRGGRVKDLPGVRYHIVRGALDTAGVSGRLQSRSKYGAKRPKPGQAPVKGGKGAPPAKKKK; encoded by the coding sequence ATGCCTACTATACAACAATTAGTGCGTAAAGGCCGCGAGAAGCTTGAATTCAAGTCGAAATCGCCGGCTCTTGACGCCTGCCCACAACGTCGGGGCGTGTGCACGCGTGTGTACACCACGACACCGAAGAAGCCTAACTCGGCTCTTCGTAAAGTTGCCCGGGTTCGGTTAACGAACGGTCGGGAAGTAAACGCATACATTCCAGGTGAAGGTCACAACCTCCAGGAGCACTCAATCGTCTTGATTCGTGGTGGCCGGGTAAAAGATCTTCCGGGTGTTCGTTACCACATTGTTCGGGGAGCTCTGGATACGGCTGGCGTAAGCGGTCGTCTGCAAAGCCGTTCGAAATACGGTGCAAAACGGCCAAAACCAGGTCAGGCTCCCGTTAAAGGAGGTAAAGGTGCACCACCAGCAAAAAAGAAAAAATAA
- the rpsG gene encoding 30S ribosomal protein S7, translated as MRKAKPPKRYVLPDPKYKEVLVTKFVNNLMYEGKKSLAYSIFYDALDVVAKRTSESGLDTWKKALNNVMPSVEVKSRRVGGATFQVPTEVRADRKVAVGMKWLIKYARSRGEKTMVDRLAAEIVAAAKGEGAAVKKKDDTHRMAEANKAFSHFRF; from the coding sequence ATGAGAAAGGCGAAACCGCCCAAGCGTTACGTATTACCCGATCCTAAATACAAGGAGGTTCTCGTAACTAAATTTGTTAACAACCTGATGTACGAAGGCAAGAAAAGCCTGGCGTACTCCATTTTCTACGATGCTCTCGACGTGGTTGCCAAACGCACCAGCGAAAGTGGTCTGGATACATGGAAAAAGGCGTTGAACAACGTCATGCCATCAGTTGAAGTTAAAAGTCGTCGCGTCGGTGGAGCTACCTTCCAGGTGCCAACCGAAGTACGGGCAGACCGAAAAGTCGCGGTAGGCATGAAATGGCTTATTAAGTATGCTCGTTCGCGGGGTGAGAAAACAATGGTAGACCGGTTAGCAGCCGAAATCGTCGCAGCCGCAAAAGGTGAAGGCGCAGCTGTTAAAAAGAAGGATGACACGCACCGTATGGCAGAAGCCAACAAGGCGTTCTCGCACTTCCGGTTCTAA